In the genome of Aphidius gifuensis isolate YNYX2018 linkage group LG6, ASM1490517v1, whole genome shotgun sequence, the window aacttattttttctcaaattttatgtattgttgttaaaaaccttcaaaaaaacaatataataaacaattaaacaacaacaataaacaataacaattgactagctattgagtgaatgtttcatgtcattttattttcacggtAACTTtccataaattaccaaaactcaGATAACAACGAATGACAGCTCGGAcataacctaaaaaaatttaacatcattcttcgccatgattattgagaaatgacATCGAATCACGCTGTAATAATGTGATAgaaacattgttaattttttccttaatttatgtagatcaatttaatatgtttagTATAATGCAGAGCCTCTATAATCCATAATTCTTTTCGCTATTGACTTGCTAATAATCTGCTATTGAGTAAGCGCCCATGTCATTAACAAGTCGCTATCAAATTGTTGTTGAGTATTCCGCTAGGGTGAGTTTTTCCTTGTAACAATATGCATCCAACAACAATTTAGTCAGTATATGACATAATTACAAACTCATGCCGTGACTGTGCTGCATGTACAATGTACATGCATCTTcgagaaattattattcaatatttcttttattatttcgtacTTAGTCATCTCAaaggaaattattttttggcaacttCCATTCCTTagaatatttttcccatagctttttaattttttaaaatgacaaaaagctatgggaaaaatgtcTTATGGAATAGAAGcttctcaattttttaaaataacaaaaagctatgggaaaaatgtcCTATGGAATAGAAGTTgtcaaatgttaatttttaaaaaattaatttctcaaagaaaattattatttggcaaCTTCCATTCCTTAGaacatttttcccatagctttttaattttttaaaatgacaaaaagcTATGAGAAAAGTGTTCTATGGAATGGAAGTTgtcaaatgttaatttaaaaaaaattattttctcaaagggaattattatttaagtgtcaaaacaaaatatttgcAGCTGTCGGTAAAGTCACTCACTGGACAATACCAATTtagtgactttttttttttttcgtaaaattaGGGTTcattttcatgaaatattatgttaaaaatGTTTTGATCTGTCAATTTaggtttaaaataataaaataaaagtaaatataagtCATAATTccattttcatcaattgttgagattaaataaattataaagaaacTCAGAGTTATTGTGTTTGACTATAAAAATTCTCTGCATTCATATAATActcattttttggttttttacaATCTCGATTTTAACTCGGGAAGCGGACCGCCCCGACCTCGGGCCGGGTTTTGTACCCGAGGTTTCTCCGAGCTTTAAAGTCGTGTGTTACCTCGGATCAAGGTCGGGCCGACCGTATTTTTCGGCTTGACACGGGGGACAAATCTTGTTCGTCCGAGTGGTGGAAACTTGCGAAATCAAAAATccctaaaaatattaatgttctAATTTAATAGTAACTAGAGAGGCTTTAAACTGCGCGAAATATTTGAACGAATAGTAATTTTTCCGGAAACTGAGACACCATTTAAATAGACCTATTTAATGTTTACAGGTATCAATTAATTGCAGCGGCTGATGGAAATTATaacaacatcaactaattTCGTATGATGTATAAAACGAtaagattttaattaaattatgattttttattacctatatttataaataaagaaattgataACAAAGCATTTTGATTGTAATAATGATTGCATTGAATCTCAATCGTTGAACAGTTTGGTgtgaaaaattgtttgaaatacatataatatgaTTAGAGTAAATTTTAATGCTAACAACAATCAGTATGGTATAAATGGTATACTTtactcaaaatatatattattagtaCAAAGAAATAGGAAGTGCATTATCttaaactattaaatttaattgtttgatgatttcttgtaaaatattttcgtgaaaataatattttgggTGTATTATAATGCTTGATCGTGGTTATTACCAGTCAAATATCTAACACATCTAAACCTGTATTTGTCGTGATacgtttcattattttcattattttgaagATTTATTATAATCTATTATTCAACCGTCATCATAAACTATTGCATTATTGCatataataaactattttactTGTAAGTGCGAAATTAAAAGTTACAAATTCGGTGGTTTGTCCAGCAAGAAAGGTCGGTAAAGAAGATTTTTGTAATTTGGATACAAGAGGTCTCTTGTGTGATCCTTCaacacaataataacaaatattattattattattattattaacaaaatttttaatttttaaaaacatatcaattatatattatgtaaatttttattattttttatttttgcctttaattttttttattaaagtatataaaagTACGACATAAATctacataaatatatgtgtataattTTCCATAATGATgtacgataaaaaaaagacatttttaagtttatactgaagaacaattaataaaaaaaaaaaaatcaacgaaataatttctttttttattgaattttgttattttaataattctgtATTTATCCAACACAcattcatttctttttctcGATTTTTAAGtactggaaaaaataaaaaaaaaaaaggtatgcaaaatttttttccaattgagggtccggatgcaataacgACCTGCACGCTTAAAAAACAGTAAAAGTATTGTCCAACGGATCGGacaattcttaattttaaaagtcgtcaaaaaaaaaaaaaaaaaatataggcatGTAGAggacgttaaaaaaaaattattttacttttatagtttttttttttttttaattattttaattgtaaaaaataaattaaaaaaactaatccatctccaattttattttttttttaataataatatgaatatatcttttttgtttatctatagaaaaccttgaaattttacctacacatatatttattgacataGAATATtgtaagaaagaaaaattttataaataatgatattatttatttatattatttatttgatttgtgtcaatagaaaattaaGACTTCCCAACTTTGACTCTACCGTTTAgcgaaaaaatttttgaattttaataacttccagcgtaaaaaatgtttatttatatgtttaaaattcatttctaaaatttcataaatttaaattaacaattaaaaaagttatcgAGTTAACAACAATAGAGCGCGGTCCCGTTGAATACGCGCATATAGAAGTTTCCAATATACAAGTGATGGTAAGTCACTGTTTTGTTGCGCgcgtaataataattattatttatcatagttttttcaatatattatttaagaaaataagtttattaattataaacaaataaatttttcaaaaaattgaaaaaataaaaattttaaatacatacaaCGTAACCATTCAGGATTGTATTTAtagatattaaattcaaaagaaaaaaaattatttactctctttttttctgtctaattttttaatattgtttaatattaaattaataatatttgtatacattaaataaaaaaaacaaaaagtcaAAATAGGCAAATGAaggaggaaaaaaatatatacatatatttataaaaccatgctttcaaattttttttttttcttttctaatcAAACATttgtacaacaatttttaatttaaataaaatatttgaaaactaTCAATAGTTTGCACGAAAATaccatacattttttttttttcaatatatttacgtagattaaatattctttgagtttttattattttattaaatatgtaaaataaaaatatttatattatcaaatcaaaaaaattattcaatttacttTGTTTCCTTTGGTGCTTTTGTTattacatttgaaaataattcattataaaattgttgtcCTTCAGGAGATAAATAACGCAGTAAAGTTTTaacatcttttattttttcttttgatattcCAATTGGCTGTGCAAGCtctgtttttaataaatcatcaaaatttatatcagcTCGAAAAACAAATCGTCTAGGTGACTCATTAgagtaattatcaaaaatttcaacttCACCGTTAGGAAAAAATACCATTTTCTGAGCTTTCCTGATATGTACATCTTTAGGAATATTCATCTTTTCAGGGATGAGTATTTCAAAATCATTCATAACAATATCTTTATctagaataatattaaatggtGGATCTCGGGCACtcttaattatttcaacataaTCTGCAATAGTTTCAATTacctcaatatttttttttttttttccatacatCCCGAAATTGCGATCACATGAGCAGTAAGAATGACCACGAACCGGAAACAAGTGTACAATTtctatttgtaatttttgagaaagtaaagacaaaaaagaaaaaaccaaataatttttattttgccctCCACAGCCATcagaaaaaagataaattttatcataataatccAAATCTAATTCTCGCTTaattgaatcaaataaaaagttacaTACTGTACTGCtaccttttttaaattttccctcTATAGATAAATACATATAGCTTCTTTTATGTGTACCAAAAACatgtacattaaaaatatgtaaccAAATGAGCCTACGATAAAATTGCTCACTTACTGGTAATTTAGGTAGTGGTAAGTTTTGACCAAAGTCAAACTCTAAACACAAAACATTCTCctcttttatcattttttcttttaaatcttTGTGATAAACTACGCTTTCTTTATGTTTTTCCCATTCTAAATTTTCACaagtattgtttttattttcaaaacaaaaattacaaacatcaGTGCGTGGTTTTGAAAACGTAAAATTGAGatgatgattaaaatatttgtcgtACGTTGACTCAGATAAGGGAGGTGTTGATTTACCAGTTTTTtcgtaataatatttaataaataaattatataaaatgacTAGTGTCAAGTTAGGGTGgtcaaaaattagtaaattacatttttctcTACTATAATGTGATTCTGAATGTGGGATGGATAAACAATgttcatgaataatttttttaatttctggtGATAAGCACAAGACGTGGTTATCATGTTTTCCCCTATTATCTTCTAATgactcattattttttaatttattttgaattgatTTAAATCTCGAGTGacttatttgaaaaaaagtacataaaaatttttgacagACAGGTATTGTATTAAAAGTtgtacgaaaaaaataattccatgTCACGATCTTGTTTGGAGTTTGTGCTTGCTGATTTGGTGCCTTTCTCAACATTAAACTActcaaaaaaatgatttgagACTTATATTCACCAAGTTTCCAAAACGAATTGAAACATTTTTCTTGTTcagatatttcaatttttttataacacttTTCCGTACAACAAGACTCGACAGGTACGAGGTATTTAGCTTGAATGATTTTCTTTGATACATTGACATACTGCTTCCCCTACAATAAATTAGtattaaaaagattttttaatcttgACATATAAATAACGTAAGTTATAGtcaaacatttataaatttacaacaaaaaattaactgaTGATTTGTTAATCAAAAATCACTATTGAACTAGTCATTACCtcgtttttatcttttttttttttatttctatcccAACTTTGCTCATTTCTGATTCTTTTTCTACTTGACGTTGTATCacacataattaaaaaataatcactttagtattattatgttttaattaatttgatattgaataaaacagtagttttaattttacttaaaaaaaattactaaaacaCGACTGTTCTTTTTGAAGACtaaaaaattgtgataatatattgtaaatgtaAACAAAATCAAAGAAAACAAGTAAGCATCGagtatcttttgtttttttctcgagtttatttcatcaaatattattcttattattttataaaaaaaaatattctcgaatttttattttcttttatattttgtctttttcagATTCATGTATGTATACCTGAATGGTTACGttgtatgtatttaaaatttttattttttcaattttttgaaaaatttatttgtttataattaataaacttattttcttaaataatatattgaaaaaactatgataaataataattattattacgcGCGCAACAAAACAGTGACTTACCATCACTTGTATATTGGAAACTTCTATATGCGCGTATTCAACGGGACCGCGCTCTATTGTTGTTAActtgataacttttttaattgttaatttaaatttatgaaattttagaaatgaattttaaacatataaataaacattttttacgctggaagttattaaaattcaaaaattttttcgcTAAACGGTAGAGTCAAAGTTGGGAAGTCttaattttctattgacacaaatcaaataaataatataaataaataatatcattatttataaaatttttctttcttacaATATTCtatgtcaataaatatatgtgtaggtaaaatttcaaggttttctatagataaacaaaaaagatatattcatattattattaaaaaaaaaataaaattggagatggattagtttttttaatttattttttacaattaaaataattaaaaaaaaaaaaaaactataaaagtaaaataatttttttttaacgtccTCTACatgcctatattttttttttttttttttgacgactttgaaaattaagaaTTGTCCGATCCGTTGGACAATACTTTTACTGTTTTTCAAGCGTGCAGGTcgttattgcatccggaccctcaattgttacataaaaaaaaaaaaaaaaaaaacaacatatggtaaaatataatagttataaaaaatatataatgttatttaaagttaatattttttttgtttttaattaaactgtCATGCATTTTATTTCATGATAGCATTTtacatctcttttttttaaattacatttttcattaataattaaaggctatcaaattttttttaatatacttcatatatatttaaaaaataagaaatgaaCAGTATAATTCTAATGGAATAGAGAACACTACCACCAtcaccattatcatcattagtatcatcagttttttaattttttattggtgattttgatgttattttatGTACATTTGAACAATGTTTATATAATGAATTCATTGttggtattaattttttacaaataccACATGTTACTGCTTTTTAGATGTGTTTAGTGTACCAATACTACTACCAGATGGTTTACCTAAATTACATTCTTttctaataatatcaaaatcaagTTTTGGTTTTTTTGGACATATTTCGGAGTCATcactttttgttgatgatttttttggtGACGGTGTTGCTACTGATAATGGTGATGTTGCTAATGTTGCTGATGATGCAATTGTTCTTTCAATAATGTGCACCAGCTttggttttttcattgaattttcatcattaaatacttttttacatATTGAACATGGAAATGATGCTGTTATTAGTGGTATTTTAActgatgtaaattttatatttgctgGATttgttttatgtaattttttatgctttgttaatgatttaattgatgaataatatttaccacAAATATCACACATAGCATCTGGTGGCTCTCTTACAACATCACTTATTGATAAATCTTCTTTATGCCATTTAATATGTTCATCATTAAATACATTTGTACATAAATTACATTgcaattcattaataaatgaatatattaagtaccaatatttatttttaatgagatCTGGATTGTCTTAAAAACAAAGCACTCGTTATTACAAACGTTCAAAATATCTGTGCACGAGGAGGGCCAAATGCTTCCAAGGCCAGAGCAGTTGTACATGTTGTGCAAGCAAACCAATGACGACATGGCAAAGAAACAACATTTAGTATTGAATGATTGCAGCGTGGGCACAAAGAAAGTGCAATATTTCcaactgaataaaaatattttacgtgttgaacaaattaatttatgcataactaaaaaattgattttaaataataaaatgctcAATAAGGCCAACTTacgaatataaatttgaagatTTTCTTCTCTATTAATATCTCTTCGGAATATTGGAATGGGTAATTGATCATCCAGCTCAGGGATGATAACGACTTgatcatcaatattttgtgGTTGAatagcttgaaaaaaaatatatgtttttatcattattagtgTATGtgcaattgatttttaaagaaaataaaatatttaaaaatttttaatatctctATTATGCACAGCAAGAGTTAAAAACAAGTTAACTTGGTCAGgatcattgaataatatatcgTTTCCAAATGATGCTGACACATGATTGGTGCATGAGAAAAAACGTGCCATGTTAAGGGATCCATTTCCACATAATTCCCACATTCGCTGAATTACTTGAACACGATTAATATATTCTTGACGAACAGTACGTCTTACTTAAATCCCTCgatttaatgatgatatttcGACTCGAATCATTGCTTGAagactttttaattttgctaaaaaaaaaaaagttttcttttcaaataaaataactaataaataaaaaaaaaaaaaatgaataattatgtaatattgatttttaaaaaatcgagatatgtttatttttttttttacacctcaataattaatattttaataaataaataaagttgttattaaataattagtattatggatattgaaaaatttaaaatttattattattaacaacataAAAGTTAATCAAATACCAAGTTTTAGCGTTGAAATccggaaaattttttttccatcaaggtaataaataaacaaataaatgaaataattaccAGTAAATGCCCATAAACCAGGATGAATACCAAAGCGAATGCTTAAAACTCGATGATAAGCTTCGATGAAATTACTTGTACGATATATTTGATTATGAACCAAAAATCTGTCTACTCGATTTAACCAATAATTACGATAGTAATCGAAAAAATCATTTCCAAAAAAAGCAAGTGTATCTGGTGCAGTATTACGAATTATCCAATTGAATGATTGTTCAATATCATTTGCTGGAAAAGATCCAACCCAAGTAATTTTCTGTAAAAGGCTAGATGTATGTTTGATCTACTTAAATTCCTCATCCAACGTTTACCTTTAGCTTTTAAACGTTTTATAATTGCCTgtatgaatagaaaaaataattaagtattagctccagttattaatttttaaataaattgaaatataaaactatTTCAGAggcaaaacaaaaattcttcaataaaaaaattatgtttaaaatttagcCAGTAATTGTATGTCACCAAAAATTGTGACTGATCTTGTTTCATCCACAACAATTGTATGCACATGTATCTCACCATTGTTATATACTCGGTATCTTTGCCACTGTTCCATATTTATTAACTCATCATAATGCAATAGTGAATTTGGATTTTGTGAATGGTTTTGTCGATGCCATCGACTCATTTGCCTTTCAATTGATGCAAAACGCAAGATTATAGCAGCTTCAAGGTTCCTAAATTAAAACGaacgaataataataataataaataataatttacagtaAAGCAACATGATCCCATATGATCCTTAATGAATCTTCTATTGTCACAGTCTCCAACCATAAATCATCTTTAAACTTTTCACACTGCTGGTACTCAACATTTTCAGGTTCAACTCCAtggttatgattttttttaaaatctattctaccattaattaaatttcctCTGGCTTTACAAGCCAACATTGTGTTATTACATACATATGTGCTgtgaaaaaatagttaattataaacatattATAGACATCAATGAATAGACAAGGTGAGTAATAATAAACACTAaataataagataaataatatacttacTCTATGCCATtataagttgattttttttataattgtaacCATCTTGATAAAGcgtttttattaatgatttgacactacaaaatttatcattctataataaaaaaaatttaatgaccaATCAGCCAATGATGAGTGccagaaaattatcaaatttaattgatccAGATGCAAATCAGAATTGTTCATTTTGGGATTTTtactgtaaataatttttataatttttttaaaattatttgcttcatgtacattttttaataataatattttttgcattatttttcCAGATCATGGAATAAAAGTAATTAGCTCATCATCCAAAgacttgaataaattattaacaaataatccAGTAGCAATTACAAATATTACAATGTCTCCAACTGTTTCCTCATTGTTTGCTAAAAATATGGGCAACATCAGAAAACTTCAAATGAATTTGttgaatggaaaaataagaaattcaCGATTTTTAACTGTTGCACCATCTTTAATCAATTCTGCTGTAATattatgatatttcaaaaagaaTATCAACGAAATATTCTAACAGCTTTAAATCCAATCATACATGACGATGGTGATGAGGTAGTtgtgataaatcatcaaatgaaTCAACAAGAACTGTTAGCTGAacacaatttttatgaaatggTACAATTAAATGTAGAAGAACAAGCAGAAGCACGTGCACAAGCACGTGATCCTGGTAATGAAGCTGCAGAGCCACTTTTGATCAATGTTGATCatctctttttaaataatagagaAAATCAAAATGGTGAAGAacaagaagatgaagaagaagaagaagaaggaaGGATTGAAGGTAATCCATGGGACTTTAAATGTATTTCTTGTCACGATCGAAATGTCAACATGCTTTGCAGACATGTTTTGTGTCTGCATGTGCCAAGAATGTTCAATAAACTTAAGAGATCGTGTTCGCTCACATATACTACCAAATTTACAATGTCCATCTTGTAACACTCGGGCAACCAACTTTGTAAAAGTTTATTTACCAACTGGTAATGTTGATGGTAATGGATGGGATTGGCAATGTCAAATATGCCGAGAAAACTCAATTTCtcatttgaatgaaaattgtcATCATTTACAAATATGTGAAACATGTGTTCAACAAGAACAACAAGTAAATGGTCAAAATCCACGTTGTCCATTCTGTCGTACACCAGGGGAAATGACCAGAGTTCGATTTATGCAAAACAACCAAGTCtaatgtattttctttttttaattcaacgaCTTCAACAAATATCTTAAAATAAGTCTGTAAATTCATATGTTTTTGTTTTcctcaattaaaaattgagcaCAATTTGGTTTACAACTAATTACTCAGTTTAGTTattcataaacaaaaaaaaagctttgtatttttattttaatcaattgtttaaattcattgattaaatttgctatttttttattgaattaaataatattagaaatataaatttctataaGAAGattaattgaaatgaaaattactgATTTTAGTGTGTAACATGACATTTCTGCCAGTTATCTTCTCAGACCGCTTGTTACCGCCATTTTACCTGTAAATTATCCATGAGAAATAAACAAAGCTAAAAACCAATAAAtccaacataataataataataatttgtatccaaaaacgtaataattaaaatcagggGTTTTCAAAT includes:
- the LOC122859892 gene encoding uncharacterized protein LOC122859892, translating into MLACKARGNLINGRIDFKKNHNHGVEPENVEYQQCEKFKDDLWLETVTIEDSLRIIWDHVALLNLEAAIILRFASIERQMSRWHRQNHSQNPNSLLHYDELINMEQWQRYRVYNNGEIHVHTIVVDETRSVTIFGDIQLLIKHTSSLLQKITWVGSFPANDIEQSFNWIIRNTAPDTLAFFGNDFFDYYRNYWLNRVDRFLVHNQIYRTSNFIEAYHRVLSIRFGIHPGLWAFTVRRTVRQEYINRVQVIQRMWELCGNGSLNMARFFSCTNHVSASFGNDILFNDPDQVNLFLTLAVHNRDIKNFAHTLIMIKTYIFFQAIQPQNIDDQVVIIPELDDQLPIPIFRRDINREENLQIYILGNIALSLCPRCNHSILNVVSLPCRHWFACTTCTTALALEAFGPPRAQIF